ACCGCTAATTTCCCTTGTTTCCACCTACTCGATCCACCAGAGTAACTAAGTCAGTGGCCACCCTTTTAAACCTTTAGATTTCCTGTAAGTTTTTGGTCTCATATATATGTTCAGGAAACTCGTATTCACAGTTACCAAAAAGGATTGCgatcaaccccaacaacACCTTAAAGATGGCTCTGAACTCGTTCATCCAGCTCCTGAAGATATATCATTTTCACATGACTTGTCTGCCCTTGACGgagttcttctttctccACAAGAATCAGGATCCGATGACTTCGGCAATGATACCCCAATGTTGTTGTCCCCCATAACTTCTATCGAGTCCTACAACCAAACCATCTCCAAAGCCCTCATTCCAGATGAATCCGATGCTCGCCGGTTGACTAGCATTAATGACCTTCCACTCgagattttgatgaagatcATAGGATACGTGTATTTTGATTCCGATAACTTCGACTCCATCTACAAGCTTTTGGAAAGTTTTACCAAGTTGGGCTTGGTGTCGAAGTTGTTCCACTTGTTGAGTGTCAAGTACCTTTACAAATATGCTGCTTTCAACAGACCGCACGCATTTCacaagttcttgataaacTTGCAAAACAACCCCAACTTGGGCAAATACGTTCAGTTTGTGGACTTTGAAACATTCACGTCCATTGGATTGGGAAGAACCGGCAAGATGAACCAGGAAATCCAAATGGTGACCTCCAGAACCATCTTCACCAGTTTGACCAAAACCCCAAATTTGATTGAGTTTTTAGCCAGTGAGAACATCCAAGACGATATGAACGTCGATGTTTTGAATTACTTGTTCAACGAGCTTCCCAATTTACAAAGCTTGGACTTTTGTGGAGCTTCGTCCAAGGCGTTCTACGAGGCATTCCGTGGCTTGACGATTGATaaaccattgaagaaattgttcaaagtctCCTTTCATGATTGTTCTAACTTATCAGTGGatatctttgaaaagatcTTGCCACATTTAGTGAACTTAAGAAGATTGGACTTGACCCATACTTCAGTAAACTCGAGCTTATTGTTGAATTACTTGCCAAATTCTTGCAATTTAACCCACTTATCGTTATCAAGATGCTCCAAATTGACTACAAgagatttgatcaactttttAGTGAACCACCCATCGGTAGCAAATAATCAGTTACAATGGCTCAACTTGTCCGTTGATTCCAATGTGGTTACTCCTTTAAACTCGAATTACTTGTTCTTTACCTTGAAGCACATGAATGCTTCTAACTTGCAGTACCTCAATTTGAAAGGTTTGCCCATCACAGAAAAACTCttgactttgatcaacatgAAATTtcagaacttgaagaccttGTCCATTGCATTTTCCTCCATCGATTTCGAATTTTTGTTTGAATTCCTTCTCAGTACCCCATGTTTAGCCCACATCGATTTAACCGGCTGCAAATTAACCAAAGCgcaaattttgcagctcATCACCATTCCTCATTTAAGCTCACTTGAGTGTGAATCCCAAACCCTAAAGGATTTGACCAACAATGAGAGCCAGTTTATAAGAAGAGATTCTTTGGTATGGAGATTCCATGACAATAATGGTAGAAGAGCCTGGATTTATAGATTGGAATCCACTGATGACCAATACAAACAAATTCAGCAATTTGGTAAGATTTTAAATTTGAATCTAACGTATTACGATTTAAATACTGGAGAGAAAATtgtcaccaagaacttgagaccaagattcttgaaataTGTCGGTAAAAAAATCAATTGCTCGGttggtttccaaaacctCCAATGCTGTAAACATAAGaaatacttgaacaactccTACGATGAAGACGTGTGGCCAGGAAAGTTCTGTGAGACTGGCATCTATAACTATTACTCCTTGAACATATAATGGATCAAACTAAGAGGAATTATATTTAATGAATTTACGACTTTGTACTATACTTTTTGTGTGTATCATCTCTCATGTAAATATCACATTTTGCGGGGGAT
Above is a window of Yamadazyma tenuis chromosome 1, complete sequence DNA encoding:
- a CDS encoding uncharacterized protein (EggNog:ENOG503NXB0; COG:S); its protein translation is MFRKLVFTVTKKDCDQPQQHLKDGSELVHPAPEDISFSHDLSALDGVLLSPQESGSDDFGNDTPMLLSPITSIESYNQTISKALIPDESDARRLTSINDLPLEILMKIIGYVYFDSDNFDSIYKLLESFTKLGLVSKLFHLLSVKYLYKYAAFNRPHAFHKFLINLQNNPNLGKYVQFVDFETFTSIGLGRTGKMNQEIQMVTSRTIFTSLTKTPNLIEFLASENIQDDMNVDVLNYLFNELPNLQSLDFCGASSKAFYEAFRGLTIDKPLKKLFKVSFHDCSNLSVDIFEKILPHLVNLRRLDLTHTSVNSSLLLNYLPNSCNLTHLSLSRCSKLTTRDLINFLVNHPSVANNQLQWLNLSVDSNVVTPLNSNYLFFTLKHMNASNLQYLNLKGLPITEKLLTLINMKFQNLKTLSIAFSSIDFEFLFEFLLSTPCLAHIDLTGCKLTKAQILQLITIPHLSSLECESQTLKDLTNNESQFIRRDSLVWRFHDNNGRRAWIYRLESTDDQYKQIQQFGKILNLNLTYYDLNTGEKIVTKNLRPRFLKYVGKKINCSVGFQNLQCCKHKKYLNNSYDEDVWPGKFCETGIYNYYSLNI